The following coding sequences are from one Armatimonadota bacterium window:
- a CDS encoding type II toxin-antitoxin system death-on-curing family toxin has product MIWYPSLDDVYRFHNIQIFLYGGSTGVRDEGLVESALLTPQQTFAGQDLYATISDKAAALWHGFVCNHAFVDGNKRIGLMVTSVFLIANGYEMDFADDEVEDITMKLAQSDMSRQQLIDIMSDHVRLRWGHSSGASKEVDDFLL; this is encoded by the coding sequence GTGATTTGGTATCCGTCGCTCGACGACGTCTACCGCTTCCACAATATTCAGATTTTCCTGTATGGTGGAAGCACAGGCGTGCGTGACGAAGGGCTCGTAGAGAGCGCGCTTCTAACTCCTCAGCAAACTTTTGCTGGGCAAGATTTGTATGCCACGATCTCGGACAAAGCCGCCGCTCTGTGGCACGGCTTCGTCTGCAACCATGCTTTCGTGGACGGCAACAAGCGAATCGGGCTGATGGTCACGTCCGTCTTCCTCATCGCCAACGGATACGAAATGGATTTCGCTGACGATGAGGTGGAGGATATCACCATGAAATTGGCGCAAAGCGACATGTCTCGCCAGCAACTTATTGACATCATGTCTGATCATGTCCGCCTCCGATGGGGACATTCGTCAGGTGCGTCGAAAGAAGTCGATGACTTTCTTCTGTAG
- a CDS encoding TerC family protein has translation MELLLNPSAWIGLLTLTILEIVLGIDNIVFVSILSGKLKGEERERARKQGMLLAIVPRILLLLGIGLLVRATHPLFEIPLLYDAMVKGGETIEVAKEAAEISLKDLLLIGGGLFLIYKSVKEIHHKLEGVEEDAPNAKAKAEFAKVILAILGINIIFSLDSVITAVGMVKEIEVMIAAVVVSGIFMIYYSGLVSKYVDKHPTIKILALAFLVLIGANLIADGCGVHVPKGYTYFAMAFAVIVETINIRVRKSNPVQLHEEEYVGE, from the coding sequence ATGGAACTCCTCTTAAACCCGTCCGCGTGGATCGGGCTTCTGACCCTGACCATTCTCGAAATCGTCTTGGGCATCGACAACATCGTTTTCGTCAGCATCCTCAGCGGGAAGCTAAAAGGAGAGGAGCGAGAGCGGGCTCGCAAGCAGGGGATGCTCCTGGCGATCGTCCCAAGAATCCTGCTTCTGCTCGGAATCGGCCTTCTCGTCCGCGCCACGCACCCGCTGTTTGAGATTCCGTTGCTCTACGACGCGATGGTCAAGGGTGGAGAAACCATCGAGGTTGCGAAAGAGGCAGCCGAGATCAGCCTCAAAGACCTCCTCCTGATCGGCGGCGGCTTGTTCCTCATCTACAAGTCGGTTAAGGAGATTCACCACAAACTAGAAGGTGTCGAAGAGGACGCGCCCAACGCCAAAGCCAAGGCGGAATTCGCCAAAGTCATCCTTGCCATCCTCGGCATCAACATCATCTTCTCGCTGGACTCGGTCATCACCGCCGTCGGAATGGTGAAGGAGATCGAAGTGATGATCGCCGCAGTCGTCGTCTCCGGCATTTTCATGATCTACTACAGTGGGCTTGTTTCCAAATACGTTGATAAGCATCCCACGATCAAGATTTTGGCGCTGGCCTTTCTCGTCCTCATTGGCGCGAACCTCATCGCCGACGGGTGCGGCGTCCACGTGCCCAAGGGCTACACCTACTTCGCGATGGCCTTCGCCGTGATTGTCGAAACGATCAATATCCGTGTGCGGAAATCGAATCCGGTTCAGTTGCACGAAGAAGAATACGTGGGCGAGTAA